The Rhopalosiphum maidis isolate BTI-1 chromosome 1, ASM367621v3, whole genome shotgun sequence genome has a segment encoding these proteins:
- the LOC113549469 gene encoding hormone-sensitive lipase, whose product MSTSVEIDDSSSSYDKLKDLCKENVIYFTNNERNGSTAIANSFEQLFENIGNIKPLVFELRNVYHLYDFDPSVPGNGYRSYVTVVDLFIAHCIKICNQMTANRDSFFFRKAFYTKEIESCNQVMSALVLCLENLCLLIGWSEPGMLFAGNDTAALELMMKIEPSKLCPFYGRCLAFQFNESLQPALKTIAIMMAAFSEVYYNENGMLARANTAWNCSKYMLNPELRARRIVNVIQYSSIEFYKAFLFLGETELLKSLPNLVSPAVAINRLIAIPSKSFLYLKPDGQLFEIQPPLCHIGSASLNVRLIAKTKREGMLAENPGSGILPEPCENLIIHCHGGGFVSQSSSSHESYLRDWAVRLDIPILSIDYSLAPRAPYPRAMEELLFAYIWALSNAAYLGSTAKRVIMAGDSAGGNLSACVALKCIEMGFRIPDSLFLAYFPCAIAWSPTPARFLSLIDPLIPLGFMTNCLKAYACSPDIYQDSLYEYKLKNIAKPKDGTSEGFVENIESSEEALELIQNTNDDSQSVITPVEEVIMAAHEQRQSRRFSTILTETAENISSAITTTFITLTGGTAEEDISDNEDALNEVIEEAPLPIDLPKLPEDPFLSPYFANDDIFKQLPPVHIVTVHMDPCLDDCVMFAKRLKELGKKVNMDILKGLPHGFLNLAITCKEAHEGSVLCAQRIADLFKEIEICEC is encoded by the exons atgtcaacatCGGTGGAAATAGATGATAGTTCATCATCATATGACAAACTTAAGGACTTATgtaaagaaaatgttatttattttactaataatgaaAGAAATGGTTCGACTGCCATAGCCAATTCTTTTGaacagttatttgaaaatattggtaATATAAAACCATTGGTTTTTGAATTGCGTAATGTCTATCATTTGTATGATTTTGATCCATCTGTACCTGGTAATGGATATCGAAGTTATGTCACTGtagttgatttatttattgctcATTGCATTAAAATTTGCAATCAAATGACTGCCAATCGTGATTCATTTTTCTTTCGTAAAGCATTTTATACAAA AGAGATTGAATCATGTAACCAAGTGATGAGTGCATTGGTATTGTGCTTAGAAAACTTATGTCTTTTAATTGGTTGGAGTGAACCAGGTATGTTATTTGCTGGAAATGATACTGCAGCATTAGAACTCATGATGAAAATTGAACCATCTAAACTATGTCCTTTTTATGGGCGGTGTTTGGCTtttcaa tttaatgaGTCATTACAACCTGCTTTGAAAACTATTGCAATAATGATGGCTGCTTTTAGTGAAGTATACTATAATGAAAATGGCATGTTGGCTAGGGCTAATACTGCATGGAATT gtagcaaatatatgttaaatccGGAATTGAGAGCTCGTAGAATTGTTAATGTCATTCAGTATTCTTCAATAGAATTTTACAAAGCATTTTTGTTCCTTGGTGAAACtg AACTATTAAAAAGCTTACCAAACCTAGTTTCTCCTGCGGTAGCAATAAATCGACTAATAGCAATTCCTagcaaatcatttttatacttgaaacCAGATggacaattatttgaaatccAGCCTCCTTTGTGTCATATTGGATCAGCTTCCTTAAATGTTCGACTAATTGCAAAAACCAAGCGTGAAGGCAtg TTGGCAGAAAATCCCGGTAGCGGGATACTACCAGAACCATGTGAAAATCTTATCATACATTGTCATGGAGGTGGTTTTGTGTCTCAAAGTTCAAGTTCTCACGAATCGTATTTAAGAGATTGGGCAGTACGTTTAGACATTCCCATATTGTCTATTGATTATTCTCTAGCACCGAGGGCACCATACCCTAGAGCTATGGAAGAACTATTATTCGCTTACATTTGGGCTTTAAGTAATGCAGCTTATTTGGGTTCTACTGCTAAACGTGTCATAATGgcag GTGATTCTGCTGGAGGTAATTTAAGTGCTTGTGTAGCATTAAAATGCATAGAAATGGGTTTCAGAATACCTGACAGCCTTTTTTTGGCATATTTTCCTTGTGCCATAGCTTGGTCTCCAACACCTGCAAGATTTTTGAGTTTAATTGATCCACTCATACCTCTTGGTTTTATGACTAATTGTTTAAAGG cCTATGCTTGTTCTCCCGATATCTACCAAGATAGTTTATATgagtataaattgaaaaatattgcaaaACCAAAAGATGGCACTTCTGAAGGCTTtgtagaaaatattgaatctaGTGAAGAAGCTCTTgagttaatacaaaatacgaaTGACGATAGTCAATCAGTAATAACTCCAGTTGAAGAGGTTATTATGGCTGCACATGAACAAAGACAATCCAGAcgattttcaacaattttgaCAGAAACGGCAGAAAATATAAGTTCTGCTATTACTACCACATTCATTACATTGACTGGAGGGACAGCTGAAGAAGATATTAG TGATAATGAAGATGCATTAAATGAAGTAATAGAAGAAGCCCCATTACCTATAGATTTACCAAAGTTACCAGAAGATCCGTTTTTATCACCCTATTTTGCaaatgatgatatttttaaacagctGCCACCTGTTCATATTGTG ACAGTACATATGGATCCTTGCTTAGATGATTGTGTTATGTTTGCTAAACGTTTAAAAGAACTCGGAAAAAAAGTGAATATGGATATTCTAAAAGGATTACCAcatggttttttaaatttggctatt ACCTGTAAAGAAGCGCATGAAGGATCAGTATTGTGTGCTCAACGTATTGcagatttatttaaagaaattgaaatatgtgaatgttaa
- the LOC113549470 gene encoding probable N-acetyltransferase san, with amino-acid sequence MTRAKLELGEITHHNIKQLKRLNTVVFPVSYNEKFYKDVLEAGELAKLAYYNDIVVGAVCCRIDQEVGRRLYIMTLGCLSQYRRLGIGSMMVEHVLNYVESDGTFDSVYLHVQLNNDSAIKFYKKFGFEIVETKEHYYKRIEPADAYVLEKRLRPKTINGKNEHHSNNFKKD; translated from the exons ATGACAAG agcCAAGTTGGAATTGGGCGAAATtactcatcataatattaaacaactcAAACGATTAAACACCGTGGTTTTCCCTGTGTCATATAATGAGAAGTTTTATAAAGATGTTCTAGAAGCTGGGGAATTAGCTAAATTAG catactataatgatattgtGGTTGGAGCTGTATGTTGTCGAATAGATCAAGAAGTTGGTCGTCGACTTTATATAATGACTTTAGGATGTTTGTCACAGTATAGAAGACTTGGTATAGGAAGTATGATGGTTGAACATGTCTTAAACTATGTTGAAAGTGATGGTACATTTGATAGTGtttattt acatgttCAATTGAATAATGACAGTGCCAttaagttttacaaaaaatttggTTTTGAGATAGTTGAAACTAAAGAGCATTATTATAAGAGAATAGAACCAGCAGATGCGTATGTGCTGGAAAAACGTCTACGaccaaaaactataaatggGAAAAATGAACatcattcaaataatttcaaaaaagatTAA
- the LOC113549471 gene encoding probable DNA-directed RNA polymerases I and III subunit RPAC2, giving the protein MAELLEDDVNTGPSELDRTFVFEDEGHTLGSLLTYILESFPETDFCAYSIRHPSENKIYLRLKVKNGYTVEDIFKRGFQELNQMLNHVKKTFNKAVSAYEETKATE; this is encoded by the exons ATGGCG GAATTATTAGAAGATGATGTTAATACTGGACCTTCAGAACTAGATAgaacatttgtttttgaagATGAAGGACATACGCTGGGTTCATTATTAACCTATATTTTAGAAAGTTTTCCTGAAACAGATTTTTGTGCTTATTCCATAAGACATCcgtcagaaaataaaatttatttgcgattaaaagtaaaaaatggcTACACTGTTGAAGATATTTTCAAACGTGGTTTTCAAGAGCTGAATCAGATGTTAAATCacgttaaaaaaacatttaat aaagcAGTTTCAGCTTACGAAGAAACTAAAGCTACTGAATAA
- the LOC113549468 gene encoding probable ATP-dependent RNA helicase DDX46 → MVRSGSDRVHRKRSRSRSRSPRRHRRSSRSRSRSPRHKIHKSIRDRKKSRSPRRSRSPRNKRKSPERKPEEVPFDPTNPDKETEQKKLELEMQKRRERIERWRAERKKKELDSVKKDVRTTIMSNLQIPSKKWNLEDDSDEEEEAKNNAEKMIEEEEIDPLDAFMQGVQEEVRKVNKVDGHRSNLSEKNSLNDLKQNLGVDTTSSGVVIVSGVAKKKDNNTRGELIEQNQDALEYSSEEEQEDLNVAAASLANKQKKELPKIDHAEMSYLPFRKNFYVEVPEIARMTSEEIEKYKEELEGVRVKGKGCPRPIKVWAHCGVSKKIMDNLKKHNYEKPTPIQTQAIPAIMAGRDLIGIAKTGSGKTLAFLLPMFRHIMDQPPLEDTDGPIAIVMAPTRELCMQTGKEARKFTKSLGLRVVSVYGGTGISEQIAELKRGAEIIVCTPGRMIDMLAANNGRVTNLRRVTYVVLDEADRMFDMGFEPQVMRVIDNIRPDRQTVMFSATFPRQMEALARRILQKPVEVQIGGRSVVAKEVEQHVVIVEEEQKFMKLLEVLGVYYEKGSCIVFVDTHENADTLLQKLLKASYPCMSLHGAIDQYDRDSTIVDFKSGQIKLLVATSVAARGLDVKDLILVVNYDCPNHYEDYVHRCGRTGRAGNKGFAYTLVSPDQERFAGDLIRALETSNVSVPESLRTMWLRYQAKQAAEGKQVHTGGGFSGKGFKFDETEAVMANEKKKLQKAALGLQDSDDEDIEGDIDQQIETMLAPKRIVKEVKASAIGLPNLTGLMEVNGTPQASERLELAKRLASRIHIAKNLGPDAKGASQQTAEAILKGGLASSQPVITAKTVAEQLAAKLNTRLNYQPKDDDGESECGDSPEAGVEEIFRKYEEELEINDFPQQARWRVTSKEALAQISEYSEAGITVRGTYYPPPKNPPEGERKLFLAIESTDELAVSKAKIEITRLIKEELLKMQTSAHHMVNKARYKVL, encoded by the exons atgGTTCGAAGTGGCag cgATAGAGTTCATCGTAAACGCTCAAGAAGTCGTTCACGGAGTCCTCGTCGCCATCGTCGTAGTAGTAGATCTCGATCTCGATCACCTcgtcataaaatacataaatcaat aaGAGACAGAAAAAAGTCTAGATCTCCTCGTCGTTCTCGGTCTCCGCGTAACAAAAGAAAATCACCAGAACGTAAACCTGAAGAAGTACCTTTTGATCCAACCAATCCAGATAAg GAAactgaacaaaaaaaacttgaattagAAATGCAAAAGCGCCGAGAGCGTATTGAACGCTGGAGAGCAGaacgcaaaaaaaaagaattagatAGTGTAAAAAAGGATGTTCGAACTACAATTATGT cCAACCTACAAATACCTTCAAAAAAATGGAATTTAGAAGATGATAGTGATGAAGAAGAGGAAGCAAAAAATAATGCTGAGAAAATGATTGAAGAAGAAGAAATTGATCCTTTAGATGCATTTATGCag ggTGTTCAAGAAGAAGTACgtaaagttaataaagtagATGGACATCGAAGTAatttatcagaaaaaaattcattaaacgACCTTAAACAAAATCTAGGAGTTGACACTACTAGTTCAGGTGTTGTGATTGTGTCTGGAGTAGCGaagaaaaaagataataacacCAGAGGTGAACTCATTGAGCAAAATCAAGATGCCttagaa TATTCGTCTGAAGAAGAACAAGAAGATTTGAATGTAGCTGCAGCTAGTTTagctaataaacaaaaaaaagaattaccGAAAATTGATCATGCTGAAATGAGTTATTTAccatttagaaaaaatttttatgttgaaGTTCCAGAAATAGCTCGTATGACTTCtgaagaaattgaaaaatacaaagaa gaATTAGAAGGTGTTCGAGTAAAAGGAAAAGGGTGCCCTCGACCAATAAAAGTATGGGCTCATTGTGGTGTGAGCAAAAAGATTatggataatttaaaaaaacataattatgaaaaacctACTCCGATACAAACACAAGCTATTCCTGCTATAATGGCTGGGCGTGATCTCATAGGTATTGCAAAAACTGGCAGTGGCAAGACTCTGGCGTTTTTATTGCCAATGTTTAGACACATTATGGATCAACCTCCTTTAGAAGATACTGATGGACCAATTG ctaTTGTTATGGCTCCTACAAGAGAACTTTGCATGCAGACGGGAAAAGAAGCACGGAAGTTTACAAAGAGCTTAGGATTAAGAGTGGTATCAGTTTATGGTGGTACTGGAATATCTGAACAAATTGCAGAATTAAAACGAGGTGCAGAAATTATTGTGTGTACTCCTGGCCGGATGATTGATATGTTGGCTGCAAATAATG gcagAGTTACCAATTTAAGACGAGTAACATATGTAGTATTAGATGAGGCTGATCGTATGTTTGACATGGGATTTGAGCCTCAAGTAATGCgagtaattgataatatacgcCCAGATCGTCAAACGGTTATGTTTAGTGCTACATTCCCTCGTCAGATGGAAGCTTTAGCtagacgtatattacaaaaaccTGTTGAAGTCcaa attggAGGTAGAAGTGTTGTTGCCAAAGAAGTTGAACAACATGTAGTTATTGTTGAAGAAGAACAGAAATTCATGAAGTTGCTTGAAGTTTTAGGAGTCTATTATGAAAAAGGAAGTTGTATTGTGTTTGTAGATACTCATGAGAATGCAGATACGCtcctacaaaaattattaaaagcttCCTACCCATGTATGTCATTACATGGTGCTATAGATCAATATGACAGAGATAGTACAATAGTTGACTTTAAAAGTGgtcaaatcaaattattagttgCTACATCTGTTGCTGCCAGAGGATTAGATGTTAAAGATTTGATATTAGTAGTTAATTATGATTGTCCTAATCATTATGAAGATTATGTTCATAGATGTGGCAGAACTGGAAG agcAGGTAATAAAGGATTTGCATACACATTAGTTTCACCTGATCAAGAGAGATTTGCTGGTGATCTAATAAGAGCTTTAGAAACGTCTAATGTATCTGTACCAGAATCATTACGTACCATGTGGCTACGTTACCAAGCAAAACAAGCTGCA gaagGAAAACAAGTTCATACAGGTGGTGGTTTTAGTGGAAAAggatttaaatttgatgaaaCAGAAGCTGTTATGGCTaacgaaaagaaaaaattacaaaaggcTGCTCTTGGTCTTCAAGACTCTGATGATGAAGACATAGAAGGAGATATTGACCAACAAATTGAAACAATGCTTGCTCCTAAAAGAATCGTGAAAGAAGTAAAAGCTAGTGCTATAGGACTTCCAAATCTAACCGGCttga tGGAAGTAAATGGAACTCCTCAAGCATCAGAACGACTTGAATTAGCCAAACGTTTAGCTTCGCGTATCCATATTGCTAAAAACCTTGGTCCAGATGCTAAAGGTGCATCACAACAAACTGCAGAAGCTATATTAAAAGGGGGTCTTGCTAGTTCTCAACCCGTTATCACTGCTAAAACTGTTGCTGAACAATTAGCAGCTAAATTAAATACTCGACTGAATTATCAACCAAAAGATGACGATGGCGAGAGTGAATGTGGAGATAGTCCTGAAGCAGGAGTAGAAGAAATATTTAGAAAGTATGAAGaagaattagaaataaatgatTTCCCTCAACAAGCTAGGTGGAGAGTTACTTCTAAG gagGCCTTAGCACAAATATCAGAGTATTCAGAAGCAGGAATAACAGTCAGAGGTACTTATTATCCACCACCTAAAAATCCTCCAGAAGGAGAACGTAAACTATTTTTAGCTATTGAAAGTACTGACGAATTAGCAGTGTCTAAAGCAAAAATAGAAATCACTCGTCTTATCAAggaagaattattaaaaatgcaaactTCTGCGCATCACATGGTCAATAAAGCCAGATATAAAGTCTTGTAA
- the LOC113556382 gene encoding proteasomal ubiquitin receptor ADRM1 homolog, whose product MSGATALFGNTAGRNQSKNLIEFKAGKMNMRGKMVYPDKRKGLLYIHQSDDSLIHFCWKDRSSGVVEDDLIIFPDDCEFKFVPQCTTGRVYVLKFKSSNKKSFFWLQEAKTDKDDENCRRINDVMNNPPAPGSNRSGGTTPDGDLQNLLSNMSQQQLMQLFGGVGQIGGLSSLLGTMRSSQTGRSTSSTHSSSAQPANTSSSTNTNSGSNRTTSTSSSPPPAHNVTTGSTENQEQRATGIQLRDLQSMLSGLTGAQGTTEKPPVDLSAAMDMENLQSVIENTGALSQLAQHLPTPESTSDATPTSQSTPDNLKDTITSPQFRQAVSMFSNALQTGQLGSVVQQFDLGEGAVSAANQGNMEEFVRALQQANISAEESDDACPINPEKRKKPDNDDIGSK is encoded by the exons atGTCTGGAGCAACTGCACTTTTTGGAAATACGGCTGGTAGAAATCAGTCAAAGAATCTTATTGAGTTTAAAGCTGGAAAAATGAATATGAGAGGTAAAATGGTGTATCCTGACAAAAGAAAGggattattatacattcatcAATCAGATGACTCTTTAATTCATTTCTGCTGGAAAGATCGTTCATCCGGTGTTGTTGAAGAT gaTTTAATCATTTTCCCTGATGATTGCGAGTTTAAGTTTGTGCCTCAATGTACTACTGGAAGAGTTTATGTGCTGAAGTTCAAGTCATCAAACAAAAAGTCATTTTTTTGGCTAcag gaaGCAAAAACTGACAAAGACGATGAGAATTGTCGCCGTATCAATGATGTCATGAACAACCCTCCAGCACCTGGTTCAAATCGTAGTGGTGGCACTACCCCTG ATGGTGATTTGCAAAATTTATTGAGCAATATGTCTCAACAACAATTAATGCAGTTGTTTGGAGGAGTTGGTCAAATTGGAGGCTTATCATCTTTGCTTGGTACAATGag atctaGTCAAACAGGGCGCTCAACATCATCAACTCATTCATCTAGTGCTCAGCCCGCAAATACTAGCAGcagtacaaatacaaatagtgGCAGCAATCGAACAACTAGCACTAGTTCTTCTCCTCCTCCTGCACATAATGTTACCACTGGATCTACAg aaaATCAAGAACAAAGAGCTACTGGTATACAACTGAGAGACCTTCAATCTATGTTATCTGGATTGACTGGTGCTCAAGGAACAACTGAAAAACCACcag tgGATCTTTCAGCTGCTATGGATATGGAAAATTTACAAAGTGTAATTGAAAATACAGGTGCATTGAGTCAGTTAGCACAACATTTACCAACACCTGAAAGTACTTCAGATGCAACACCAACAAGTCAATCAACTCCTGATAATTTGAAAGATACGATTACTTCCCCACAGTTTAGACAA gCTGTAAGTATGTTTAGTAATGCTTTACAAACTGGCCAATTGGGATCTGTGGTTCAACAATTTGATTTAGGAGAAGGCGCAGTAAGTGCAGCTAATCAAGGAAACATGGAAGAATTTGTACGAGCTCTTCAACAAGCAAATATTAGTGCTGAAGAGTCAGATGATGCTTGTCCAATAAACCCAGAAAAACGCAAAAAACCAGATAATGATGATATTGGgtcaaagtaa
- the LOC113556389 gene encoding LOW QUALITY PROTEIN: troponin C-like (The sequence of the model RefSeq protein was modified relative to this genomic sequence to represent the inferred CDS: inserted 2 bases in 1 codon; deleted 2 bases in 1 codon) — MPIYFYHISXHGSSKLSPPIRTQASNSYLPRDSDYKPHQHHYILILTSQTDTKMDEDDQKVAIMRKAFQMFDTSKSGFIDTLKISTILNTMGQLFDDSELNELIEEVDPDATGKVNFDGFCEIAAHFLEEDDAEAMQEELKEAFRLYDREGNGYITTATLREILAALDDKLGPEDLDGIIAEIDTDGSGTVDFDEFMEMMTGE; from the exons ATGCCTATCTATTTTTACCATATTTC TCATGGGTCTTCTAAGCTTTCCCCTCCAATTAGAACACAGGCATCAAACAGCTATTTACCTAGGGATTCGGACTACAAACCTCATCAGCATcactatatacta atactaacgTCACAGACAGATACCAAAATG GACGAAGATGACCAAAAAGTAGCCA tcatgCGAAAAGCGTTTCAAATGTTTGACACTTCTAAATCTGGATTTATCGACACGTTAAAAATTAGTACCATACTAAATACTATGGGTCAATTGTTTGATGATTCAGAATTAAACGAACTTATAGAAGAAGTTGATCCAGAtg caACAGGAAAAGTTAACTTTGATGGGTTTTGTGAAATTGCTGCACATTTTCTAGAAGAAGATGATGCTGAAGCTATGCAAGAAGAACTAAAAGAAGCTTTCAGACTTTATGATCGCGAGGGTAATGGATATATCACTACTGCTACACTAAGAGAAATATTAGCAGCATTAGATGACAAATTAGGTCCAGAAGACTTGGATGGAATCATTGCTGAGATTGATACAGATGGATCTGGCACAGTTGACTTTGatg agtTTATGGAAATGATGACTGGAGAATAA